ATGTGACCCTTAAAGTTGCCTTTTAAAATAGCGACACCTGCTGACCGATTAGTACCAAATATCATTCCCCCATTGACACTCCCAAAACGCTGTATCTGTGGAACAGGCATTCTTGAAGTAAATAAAAGTCAGCACTCTTACCCTTCCAATACAAAAATAAAGATTTCCTTCTCAAAATATTACAGATTCCCCTGGCATTTATAGAAAAAACTGAAATTGACATTTACAAATAAAAATCAGTCCAGCACCACTCACTTGGGAAATCCAGTAGTCATCAAGCTAGGCGTCAGCGCAAATTTCTCTTCCATTAACAAAAGCCTTGGCTCCCCCAAAGTAtgcacttctccctctccttctttgcTCTCTCAATCATCGGCCACAGATGATTCAGATCTTCTTTATCAAATGCTGTCATGTCCTCCTTGAACCTCAGGTGGTTGTTCTTTAAATAGTCATTTTTCTTTGCACTTTTCCATGTCAGATTATTCTCTGTCCTGGAGATGAATCTCATGATCACTGGTCGAGGTGGCTGGTTgttctccccatctctcagccTACCCTGGCGGTGCACTACATCCAGAGAACCTGCAACAACATTTCGCTCCTCCTCCGGGACTATTGCCCTGCAAATGTCGTTCACTCTGTTCACTTTGATGTTCTCGTCAGATCTTTCCATAAATTTGAAGATTCCATCTCCGACAATACCGGTCATTCTCATTTACCTTTGACTCCATTTCAGTGAGTTTCTTCTCCTGCTTTGCAACCTGAATGTTCAATGTTGCGTTCTGCTGCTTCAGAGTTTTTACTTCCTCAGCAATGAAATCAATCGATTTCTTCAGGTTAACGATACTGATAGTGTGCTTTTTCAACAAAACCATGATGTCATCTGCGCTCTCTTTGATTTTGGCCGTGAGGATGCGGACAATGTTGTCCTGTAGCTGGCTCAGTGATGGTTCACTTCTCAGCTTCTTTGGAtgttgctccttggttggggtattTGGGTATGAATCACATTCACCCCCCTTTTTTACACTGCAAGCCGATGAGTGAGTTTCAGTAATGCCACTTTTCTCCTTGGAAGTTTCAATATCCATGAACTCAGCAACAGTTTGGTCATGTCCTGACTCTATGCTGCTAGCTATgaagatgttagctagctaattttagCTAAACACGCTGAAACTTTTCGATAGCTAGCTTGGAAATCATCCACGAAAATATTTAAATGACTAATCAATTACAAAATTATTCAAAATAGATTGTATGGCTCAATATCATCTTgttgtttaatttttttaaaactgCAGCCTTAAATTATAAACATTTGTGAGAAAACCCTAAAATTGTTCCACAGCTAGAAATGTTATGTCCTCTCATGCCACCATCTTGAGCGCCCCCCTTGAGATTGCTAAGTTAACTTGTTACCCAGGGAAAtattaagtgttattacatacagccgggaagaactattggatataagagcaacgtcaacttaccaacattacgaccaggaatacgactttcccgaagcagatcctctcttcggtccaccacccaggacaatggatctaatcccagcaGCTGACCGTGGTAACAACCTCAGGAgggtgaagaaatttggcttgtcacccaaagtcctgacaaacttttacagatgcacaatcgagagcatcctgtcaggctgtatcaccgcatggtatggcaactgcaccgccctcaaccgcaaggctctccagagggtggtgcggtctgcacaacacatcaccgggggcaaacaacctgcccttcaggacacctacagcacccgatgtcaaaaaaaggccaaacagatcatcaaggagaacaaccaccgagccactgcctgttcaccccgctatcatccagaaggcaaggtcaggacaggtgcatcaaagctgggaccgagagattgcgaaacagcttctatctcaaggccatcagactgctaaacagcaatcactaactcagagaggctgttgcctacattgagacccaatcactggacactttaataaatggatcactagaaactttaaacaatggcactttaaataatggcactttaataatgtttatatatcttacattactcatatcacatgtatatactgtattttataccacctactgcaccttgcctatgccacttggccatcactcatccatatacttatatgtacatattctcattcacccctttagatttgtgtgtattagttagTTGTTGGGGATTGTTagatgacttgttagatattactgcactgtcggaactagaagcacaagcatttcactacacccgcattaacatctgctaaacatgtgtatgtgatcaataacatttgatttgatttgtcgaTCCACATTGCTGACGTAGCTGAAAACGGAGCAGGGAGGGggatatgagtgtgtgtatgtgggtgtgttaGCTTACCAAATGCTGCCCCGGCCAGGAACGGAATTCTCCATCACAAAGTTTTTGAGCAATAATGTATCAATATCTATCATTAACAAATTAGCTATGACATAGGCAATGAATATAcagcaatttttttttatttcatcccCATCTCTATATCAAATGGTTTTGACCGCTTGGATGTTTTAGTGAGCTTCTTTTTTCCTCCCGCTTTAGTCACGCAGTGCTTTTCATAAATGTTATTCTTCGTTAAGAAATTATCAACTTTACCCAGTATATCTAAACATGACTatatgtaaccaatgtgaaatgggtAGCTAGTTAGCTTTGGTGCGCGCTAACAGCGTTGTGTTGTGGGGCGATGGGTAACGGTGTCTGTTTGTTATTTGTGCGGAGGGTCTCTGGTTCGAGCCTGGGTAGGGGCGaagggacggactaaagttaaactgttacattgatgctgttgacctggatcactggttgctgcggaaggggggtgagtgtaacggatgtgaaatgcctagctagttagcggggcgcgcgctaatagtgtttcaatcggtgacgtcactcgctctgagaccttgaagtagttgttcccgtggcttttgtggcgcgatgggtaatgatgcttcgtgggtgtcagttgtttaTGTGTGCAGAGGGTACCTGATTCGGGTGAGGGAACGGACGAAAGTTAAACTGTTAAACTTTAAACTGATTGTTTAAAGCAAAACTACCAAAACGATTGctgatggtgaacctgaacaattaaaaataaaatctATTGTAAACCCCACTCAACAGTTATAGCTAGATGTGTTGCGTCTCCGGTAGCTTAATTTTATTCCGGTAAAACACCATTTTCAACAGCACATAGATAACAATAACCTAGCAAATTACATAGGTTGTCACTAAACTAATATAGCCTAATATCATGCAAGCCATATCAGGAACATAGTGTGGGTCAATGCGTGAAGCTGGGCACAGTGGGCAGTTTGACAAGGCTACGGATATTCCCTAGTGTTGTTCAGAATGCAAAATTACTTgtagatcaatgactgtcaacacaGTTACATGCTTAGTTCCACACTGAAGGAGAGAACGCATCAGTTGTCACAAAAGATGACTGTTTTTCTGAAGGTAGAAAGTAATATTTGCAAATTGTTTTGGTGAATTTGTGATTCTAAATGTTTGAATCGATTTTATGAACAATGCTACATTTGGATTGGTTTGGGGTCTGCAGACCTATGCGGTCTATTTTACACATTATAATTTTGGATTGATGTGTATTGTCGTTGTTGCATCCCTAAGGACATAGGAAGTCCATACCTCCTGAACATCGTTGACTACAACCTACCTGTCACTCACAGGCTGCAGATTAGTTCTGGTTAGCACAGGGTGGGAAATGTTTAGATAACAGGTGAAATGGCAGCAGGCCTAATTTAATAATCTCTATTATTGCCAAGGAGAGTTGAGAAAAAGCAGACTGACTGCAAACCCAAATTGGTGCCAAGGGTTCAAGTTTCAGGAATATGCCAATTACTTAAATTGATTATGACATGATTTCCTTGATAACCAACTTGATCAAGTTCGCCGATTGTGTTACATCATGCGAGGGAGAAAAAGTAGGTCTCCAAATTGGTTACAACACACTAAAGGCTAAACGCAATTTCCTCTCCTGAGTAATTCTGTTTCGTCCGGTCtgtctcaaatggtaccctattccctatagtccactacttttggccagggcccatagggttctggtcaaatgtagtgcactatgtagggaatctgGTGCCATTTGGGGGATACATCATGTCAGAAGGTGGATATAGCTGCAGCCAATAAATAATGgcatttcatttgatttaattAGCTGAGGAGGAAGTATTTATGGGCTTAATTGAGATTGCAGTGGGCAATTGCTCTGAAATAGCTGTTCCTGTTTTTTTTCACAGTGGGCTCCGGGGCGGAGCGAGGAATTTCACTCTTCTTTTTAGATAATTAGAATAACCATAATCACTCCCTGGATGCCTAGACTCTAATTTGAGTGCACACATGCCACCAGAAATatggtgagagaaagagggagagagtgtgtgtgtgcttgcgtgtcaGGTGGCAgtgttacatacactcaattagtaacaaatactaattgagtgtatgtacactactgacccactgggaatgtgatgaaagaaataaaatatgaaatatatcattctctctactattattctgacatttcacattcttaaaataaagtggtgatcctaactgacctaaaatagggactttttactaggattaaatgtcaggaattgtgaaaaacaaagtttaaatgtatttggctaaggtgtatgtaaacttcagacttcaactgtatgtactttattttaagaatgtgaaaggttcattctgacatcacgtgcataaaacaactcacGCTGGGACGACCGTTAATTGGAACTCGTGTGAAAAGTTTAAGTATGCAGAATAGCAAGAGTGTTCTTGCTTTCAGCAAGCACACTCGTGCAAGACAGCACACTTATTTTAATACATCTATGAGATAACCTAATTTCCTTTCTGCATAAATGCAGCTCAGCCAATCAGGCAGTCTACACAGACAGAACAGTTCTGCCAAAATTGAATCATGAATAAATGCGTTTGCGTACCTAGGCCAGGCCCTTTTGTGATGTGAAATTACACATTCATGACTAGCTGAGTTCATGTCGCATACACAGAGTCACATTTGCCTAATTTGAAAAAACCAAAATACTCAGGAAGACTTTCTTAATCCCCGTCTGAGGAATGATTTAACCGCTAGTAAGGTTTTAGAGACACAGCTGTAGAGTCTAACTTGTAGCTATCATCATCTTAATTACTATCATTGTATGTGAAAGTTCTCTGTCCCTTACTTTAAAATAAAACTTTAAAGATGCCTTTAAACAATGCAAATAAACCTACCAACAGAAGAGGCAGGAGTTGGTCCTAGGGAGAGAGTCTGACCCCCTTGTCCTACATTCAGGCTAATGTCAGCCAACAGATGATTGGTTACAGTCATCATCAGTGACTGTCTGTGATATAAGCCACCTCGTCTTCTTTAATGACAAATTGGGTTGACTTGACAGCAATTATGTGGGCAAAAACTAAGACAGATATGGAAACAGACTGGCTCCAGGTCAggtataagtctatgctaggtaaagctctgccttacctcagctcactggtcacgataacaacacccacccgtagcacgtgctccagcaggtatatctcactgatcagaTGGCTACAGCgtctgctatacagatatagACAGAGGCTAATTCATACATTTTCGATCAGTATATTTTGTATAATGAGAAGCATTATGTTGGTAGATTATAGGAGTAACTTCTGGTAGGCCTGAAACAAACATCCTCACCTCAACTGATGGAGAGAGTTGGAGTGCCGGGATGCAATGCCTTCATATCATAGGCCTGCAGTAGCTAAAGCTTAATAATAGACACCATACCAAACCTTCACAAACTATTCTaaactttattagggtaataTCAAAAGTCAAGCCAAGCCATTGTTTATAAGGAAAATAAGAGCAAAAGAAAACAGAGCAAATGTAAACCAGGGGAAAAACGACACTACCCTCCCGTGCCCAATAAAAAAACACCCAATCCTCCACAAAGCAAAAAACATTGTTTCGGACCACCTCCACCCGGTAAATATCGATCTGTCCCTTAAACAGTGCTAGCTACGcaactagagatcctggtttgagtccaggctctgtcgcaaccgggagacccatggggcggcgcaaaATGGGTtagggggagggtttggccggcaggtatgttcttgtcccatcgcgctctagcgactcctgtggaggGCTGGGCacaatgcacactgacacggtcgccaggcgtatggtgtttcctctgacacattggtgcggctgggttaagcgggcgttgtgtcaagaagcagtgtttctgaggacgcatggctctcgaccttcgcctctcccaagtccgtacgggagttgcagtgatgagacaagactgtaaataCCAATTGGATACTATGAAATTGGGGATAAAAAAAGGATTCAAAAAAAGAATTAAATGCAATGAATAAAATTACATGCAGTGAATGCCGAAATGATTCAGCAATCATGATTTATTTGAAAAACACTGTTTCCATCGTAATTTGTCACAATAAAGGAAGTTCTACATATGAAAAATCCACCCGTCTAACAGATAAAAACTTATAAAAAATGTCTCCTATATTTGCTGTTTCAATACACGTCGCAATTTGTTATTGCATCATTGCTTTTGTCAAATAAACCTGGGTCAAGGGAAACCTGCCTACTGATATCAACCCAAATGAACAAGGTCACATATGTACACTTAGCCTACATCTCAGGTCGAATGAAGCAGCACCATTGAGATAGGAGTTTGATGACTGACTGATCTAAAAATCAACCAGAGACAATTGTGAAATGCTCCAAGGTTTTATTGGTTTAATACAACATATTAATTCCAGTATGTTATTACCAGAAGCAACATTAGCTTCTCTATATCTTTGTGTTGATATCGATTTCAATATTTCACATGAAATAAATTATGAATACAGCATTTAcacaaaagtataaataattgcAAAACATTATGTAAAGCAAGCAAGTAAATCTGACAAACAAGATATCACACTAATGAAGTTACATAGAAAACCTGTCTCAAACTGAATACATTAATTTGGGTGCAATGAGGGATTAACAGATGATGTAACATGCCACAGAGAGTTTGAGTGAGGCTGGGATAGCAATACATGACATTTCCACAATCAGAGTTATCCAGCACAGATATACAAGCTTATAAGATCCCACTGCTCCCACATTGAATAGCAGTGACAACACACACTTTCCAAAAAGACACTCCTAAACCATCCTTTtaatttttaaatgtaacctttatttaactaggcaagtcagttaagaacaaattcttattcacaatgacgacctaccccggctaaaccctaacccggacgacgctgggccaattgtgcgccgccctttgagactcccaatcacaatcacggccggttgtgatacagcccaggatcgaaccagggtttgtagtgacgcctctagcactgagatgcagtgccttagactgctgagccactcgggagccctatccTTTTCCTAGCCCAGATTAAAAGGTAAATGTAATAAGAGTTTAGACTCTAAGCATACAAGGGTGAAAAAAATCATAGGCAATATTCAGAAAACCCTGAATGACAAATGCATCTCCTGTCTTCCAAATGAGATAAATCAATTCaccagaaacaaaacaaaaattgcAAAGTAACTGGACCCCTTATATAAACACTGTAGAAAGCAAAATAAAAGGGAACTTAAAGCAGCTCCTATCGACAAGATGTCGTAGAGGGTCAGAACCCAAATTAATGTTATGTTCCCTGTCTTCCCTTATCTACCTGCGGACATTGCACCTCGACCCTCTCTCCCCTATGGGATCTACTGACTCAGGAAGGGAAATGGTATAGAGAAGGAGGTAGGGTAAAGGATCAGTATCAGGGGTCAGCATAATGTCCACCTCTGTGACACCGCCATAGCACAGGGACTTCCTGTCCATCACGGAGTCTCAGCCTCTGGACCAACCAACAGCAGGATCTCGTGACTGAGGATGAATGTAAAGAAGTAGACACAGAGGTCAGCGAAGACGTCGCCCATCTTCTTGTAGGTGTCCATGGAGCGGTTGATGACCTCAGCAGGGATACCAGACAACAGGAGCGCGGCAGTCAGCACTGTAGTTTGCATCTTCTTCTCAACCTGGTGGATGACGGAAAGTTTACACGTGTATGTATGCACAATACACAGGTTATGACCATATATGCCTAACCCATTtggtatacactatatatacaaaagtatgtaaaAACCCCTTTCAAAATGTGTGaattctgctatttcagcacacccgttgctgacaggtgtataaatcgagcacacagcaatagaatctccaaagacaaacattggcagtagaatggccttactgaggagctcagtgactttctatgtggcaccgccataggatgccacctttccaacaaagcagttcgtcaaatttctgccctgcaaaAGCTGCCCCGGctaactataagtgctgttattgtgaagtggaaacgcctaggagcaacaatggctcagccgcgaagtggtaggccacacaagctcacagaaaggaactgctgagtgctgaagctcGTAAGAATCGTCTGTCCTGGGTTGCAAAActtactactgagttccaaactgcctctggaagcaacgtcagcacactaactgttcgttgggagcgtCATgagatgtgtttccatggccgagcagcctacaagcctaaaatcaccatgcgcaatgccaagtggtgtaaagcttgctgccattggattgatgaatcacgtttcaccatctgcCAGTCcaacagatgaatctgggtttggcggagaacgctacctgccccaatgcatagtcacaactgtaaagtttggtggaggaggaataatggtttggggctgtttttcatggttcggactagggaaggccttttcctgttcagcatgacaatgcccccatgcacgaAGCGAGGTCCactgtcaagatcggtgtggaagaacttgaccggCCTGCACAGAGGTGCGGGATGAATTTGGACCCGGATTGTGAgcaaggcctaatcgcccaacattagtgccgacctcactaatgctcatggctgaatggaagcaagtccttgcagcaatgtcccaactagaggttgaccgattaatagGTATGGCCGAGTAATTAGGGACgacttcaagttttcataacaaatcggtattcagcatttttggacgccatttatggccgattacattgcaatccacgaggagactgcgtggcaggctgactacctgttttGCGAGttcagcaaggagccaaggtaagttgctagctagcattaaacttatcttataaaaaaacaatgaatcttaacataatcacaagttaactacacatggttgatgatattactaggctaactagcttgtcctgcgttgcatataatcaatgcagtgcctgttaatttatcgaatcacagcctacttcgccaaacgggtgatgatttaacaaaagcacatttgcgTCAGGGTATtcgcagcagtttgggctgcctggctcgttgcgaactgtatgaagaccatttcttcctaacaaagaccgtcaTTCATTTGCAAGAATTTTACATCATTATGAcatgacattgaaggttgtgcaatgtaacagcaacatttagacttagggttgctacccgttcgataaaatatgaagcggttccgtatttcactgaaagaataaacgttttgttttcgaaattatagtttccgtatttgaccatattaatgacctaaggctcatatttctgtgtgtttattacattacaattaagtctatgatttgatatttgatagagcagtctgactgagcgatggtaggcagcagcaggctcgtaagcattcattcaaacagcactttcctgcatttgccagcagctcttcgcaatgcctgaagcacagcgctgtttatgacttcaagcctaccaactcccaagattaggctggcaatcatatagtgcctataagaacatccaatagtcaaaggtatatgaaatacaaatggtagagagagaaatagtcctataattactataataactacaacctaaaacttctaacTGGGAAATTGAAGACTcacgttaaaaggaaccaccagctttcatatgttctcatgttctgagcaaggaacttaaactttagctttcttacatggcacatattgcacttttactttcttctccaacacttagtttttgcattatttaaaccaaatagaacatgtttcattatttattcgagactaaatagattttatttatgttttatattaagttaaaataaaagtgttcattcagtatttttgtaattgtcattattacaaatatatacatataaaaatTATCGGCTTTTCTTGGCcgtccaataatcggtatcggtgttgaaaaatcataatcggtcgacctctagtcccaatgtagtggaaagccttcccagaagagtgcagGATATTATAGCaggaaagggaggaccaactccatattaatgcccatgatattgGAATTAGATGTTAGAAgagcacatcaatgcgagctgtggcaagaaggtttgccgTGTCTGTCAGcggtgtccagagcatggaggtgctaccaggagacaggccagtacatcaggagacgtggaggaggccgtaggagggcaacaacccagcagcaggactgctacctccgcctttgtgcaaggaggagcaggaggagcactgccagagccctgcaaaatgacctccagcaggccacaaatgtgcatgtgtctgctcaaacggtcagaaacagactccatgggggtggtatgagggcccgatgtccacaggtgggggttgtgcttacagcccaacaccgtacaggacatttggcatttgtcagagaacaccaagattggcgaattcgccactggcgccctgtgctcttcacagatgaaagcaggttcacactgagcacatgtgacagacgtgacagagtctggagacgccgtggagaacattctgctgcctgcaacatcctccagcatgaccggtttggcggtgggtcagtcatggtgtggggtggcatttctttggggggccgcacagccctccatgtgctcgccagaggtagcctgactgccattaggtaccgagatgagatcctcagaccccttgtgagaccatatgctggtgcggttggccctgggttcctcctaatgcaagacaatgctagacctcaagtggctggagtgtgtcagcagttcctgcaagaggaaggcattgatgctatggactggcccgcccgttccccagacctgaatccaattgagcacatctgggacatcatgtctcgctccatccaccaacgccacgttacaccacagactgtccaggggttggcggatgctttagtccaggtctgggaggagatccctcagtagaccatccgccacctcatcaggagcatgcccaggcgttgtagggaggtcatacagacacgtggaggccacacacactactgagcctcattttgacttgttttaaggacaaattggatcagcctgtagtgtggttttccaatttaattttgagtgtgacttttttgagcagtgtattaatgCCAAAAGGTGAAGCGGTATCTCTTACCTTTGGAAAATATTTGTACAACCCCATGTATGCCAGTTCGAGGGTGAGGAATGGTGCGAATATGGACTGCAAAAGGGAAGAGTAGCCTAGTTAATGAACTGCTTCAACAAATCCTTACTCTCATATTACCATACATATTGCATAATCTAAAACAGAGTAAGTCAGTGGTATTAAACTAAATCAAAGCTCTCAAGGGAAGAGACAACACTTTTCTGATCAGACTCACCAGATACTTGCAGACAAAAACCCTGACAAAGATAGCAAGGAGGACACTGCCAACAAGCCTGAAGAGCCTGAAGGAGTCCAACTCATCTGGGTCAGAGCTAGCTGCCTCCTGGGCTTGTTTCTCATTGGCCAGTTGGCCTCTGAGCTTCATGGCATCATCAAAGCGGGACAGGTACTTCTGCAACCCTCTGCGTGGGGAGCCGGAGTGGCTGGGCTCATCAGCTGCCAGCTGGGCCTCTCCGCGTGGCCTCTGACGGACGCCCGGTGTCACATCCTTGTCCACACCGCCACCCAGCACCTCGCTGGTGTCTGGCAGGGGATACCCTGGGAGATCACTGTGGGGGTGGCTGCTGCCTACTGCCTCTGGGAGGAATGGAGACAGTCTGGGGGAGGGGTATGTTGACCACGAGTCGCTCCTGTCCAAGTCCAGATGGAACACGGGTGCCGTAACACTTCTGGATGATCCTGTTGGGACAAGGTCGGATTAGGCTAACATGATTCATCTGTGATATCCATATATAGAATCTCTATGGTCATATATTGAATGCAAATCGGTAAGCTAGTTAGATAATAAAGAAGAGCGCTGAATTGTCATGACTACATGACTGCAGCACATTTCACACTGATGTTTATTTTCTAGCGCACTGCATCATGGTCCAATagcggtgtgtgggtaaaatcaacggggaagccaagccaggaaaAAAGCCTTAATACAACCTGGTTTGTGATAATTGCTCTAGAACAATAAGAAGAAAGTGGCAGAATAAATTTAACCATAGCTTCATTTAAATCtcaaaaccagagagcaacacTGCCCTataaaaaggcagtaactgctcatagcgtGGAATTGAGAAAAATTgcttttatttaccttggtttcatAGTAACCTtatgcagttactgctaacatgacccccattttctccaaaacacaatagAGGCAGaatacttgtccacatgattaagcatgtattcAATGTAGCAAAAATGACATTAACTCATTTTTgaccaaatgagcagttactgcctttttgcttggtagggcagaacATGTttctggtgaagtccacaaaacatattgcttgtaacaaacagttacattacctacagcatggtcaagcaagcttggagtttttgttgtcctaggttatcttgctaaaatgcttgcttgctagcctaacttctTTTCATGGACAACGATGAGCCAGGcgagctagttaacattagcctattaaacctagctacatattgaacttccatcctctcaggccaggggcacaacattgtatgaatttatggtttgATCAGAATCTCCGTTATAAccattggccagtatggagaacTAAGTAAAACCCCAAGTCCAAATCTACatcatggctaatttaggaaaaaTACAATAAAAGCTAGCTACCCACTGGAGGACAATGACACAACGAGACGCAACAATTCACATTTTCTGTCAATGAGGTTTGGCttctgatgtgatgtgattggtgtgaatccaaatccaaactggcttcccttgacacgtgtttttggtgcaccaggaacattcacagttgagctcattGATTGGCTACtattttacactttttttttat
This DNA window, taken from Oncorhynchus kisutch isolate 150728-3 linkage group LG22, Okis_V2, whole genome shotgun sequence, encodes the following:
- the LOC109867260 gene encoding calcium signal-modulating cyclophilin ligand-like; amino-acid sequence: MQCPDDTSLNTPEEKTCLSSAQRRAEIRRRKLLMNSEDRMNRIVGFTKAEAENNGSSRSVTAPVFHLDLDRSDSWSTYPSPRLSPFLPEAVGSSHPHSDLPGYPLPDTSEVLGGGVDKDVTPGVRQRPRGEAQLAADEPSHSGSPRRGLQKYLSRFDDAMKLRGQLANEKQAQEAASSDPDELDSFRLFRLVGSVLLAIFVRVFVCKYLSIFAPFLTLELAYMGLYKYFPKVEKKMQTTVLTAALLLSGIPAEVINRSMDTYKKMGDVFADLCVYFFTFILSHEILLLVGPEAETP